From Ipomoea triloba cultivar NCNSP0323 chromosome 5, ASM357664v1, the proteins below share one genomic window:
- the LOC116021286 gene encoding uncharacterized protein LOC116021286 isoform X2, with translation MGCGLLRRFLDWWHLEIIIGLLFLSPAAECQRRTLKGAGVQLDIQEHQAVMNNGILSVSLSVPDGLVTGISYQGINNLLETKNPENDRGYWDAIWHGPGIDGELDKLQGTSFEIITNDESEVEISFTRTWDASQNNVAPVNIDKRFIMLRDTPGFYTYAIFQRLEGFPGVRMEESRVVFKPRQDLFHYMAVSDDRQRFMPMPEDRLSGQVLDYPEAVLLTRPSNRALKGEVDDKYFYSSENKDNKVHGWVCTDPPVGIWMITPSSEFRTGGPFKQELTSHVGPTMLSTFVSRHYAGEDLDVIFQDGEPWTKVLGPVFVYLNTDTAAENDPSVLWNDAKNKMNQEVASWPYDFVHSIDYMKSDQRGIVRGRLFVHDWFVDERSVPASYAYVGLAMPGAPGSWQRENKGYQFWTQADNDGNFFIRVRAGTYNLYATVPGRIGDYKYVTDISVIPGSDVELGDLVYKPPRNGATLWEIGVADRTAAEFYVPTPSPMFRVHDFEDEGPNKFREYGLWKRYTDLYPLRDLVYTVGTSDYARDWFYAHVTRNFENGTYGATTWSIVFDLESVNRASYYTLQLALASAQEAELQVRFNDGEAQPPHFTTGTIGSDNAIARHGIHGLYWLFSVRIAGTWLVQGRNIIFLTQAGATSPWRGVMYDYIRLEGPDQYRDPSDAAFKSTSLPSLFSLSISLFLLLFSW, from the exons ATGGGGTGTGGATTGCTACGGAGGTTTCTTGATTGGTGGCATCTGGAGATTATAATTGGACTGCTGTTCTTGTCCCCGGCCGCGGAGTGCCAGAG GAGAACGCTAAAGGGAGCTGGGGTCCAACTAGACATACAAGAACACCAA GCAGTGATGAATAATGGCATTCTCAGTGTTTCACTCTCAGTTCCAGATGGTCTTGTGACAGGGATATCGTACCAAGGAATCAACAATTTACTGGAAACAAAAAACCCTGAAAACGATAGAGG ATATTGGGATGCTATTTGGCACGGCCCAGGAATCGATGGAGAATTGGACAA ATTGCAAGGGACAAGTTTCGAGATCATAACAAATGATGAAAGTGAAGTAGAGATTTCATTTACAAGAACATGGGATGCCTCTCAGAATAATGTAGCTCCAGTAAATATTGACAAAAG ATTTATAATGCTGCGTGATACCCCGGGGTTCTACACGTATGCTATATTTCAACGTTTAGAAGGATTTCCAGGGGTGCGTATGGAAGAAAGCAGGGTTGTATTCAAACCTAGACAAGACTT GTTTCATTACATGGCTGTCTCGGATGATAGGCAGAGGTTCATGCCAATGCCTGAGGACCGTCTTAGTGGCCAGGTACTTGATTACCCCGAAGCAGTTCTCTTGACACGCCCGAGCAATCGAGCTCTCAAAGGAGAG GTGGATGATAAGTACTTCTACTCTAGTGAGAACAAAGACAATAAGGTTCATGGATGGGTATGCACTGATCCCCCTGTAGGAATTTGGATGATCACTCCAAGCAGCGAGTTTCGCACCGGTGGACCTTTCAAGCAAGAGCTAACATCCCATGTTGGTCCTACCATGCTTTCT ACATTTGTTAGTAGGCATTATGCCGGGGAGGATCTAGATGTCATATTTCAAGATGGAGAACCGTGGACAAAGGTTTTAGGTCCCGTGTTTGTGTATCTCAACACAGATACTGCTGCTGAGAACGATCCTTCTGTGCTCTGGAATGACGCAAAGAACAAG ATGAATCAAGAAGTTGCAAGCTGGCCGTATGATTTTGTGCATTCAATAGACTACATGAAATCAGATCAAAGAGGAATTGTTAGGGGTAGATTATTTGTTCATGACTG GTTCGTTGATGAACGATCTGTTCCAGCATCATATGCCTATGTGGGGTTGGCGATGCCAGGTGCTCCTGGATCATGGCAAAGAGAAAACAAG GGGTACCAATTCTGGACCCAAGCAGATAATGATGGGAACTTCTTTATCAGAGTAAGAGCAGGCACTTATAATCTGTATGCGACAGTCCCGGGAAGGATTGGAGACTACAAATATGTAACAGACATCAGTGTTATACCAG GTTCCGATGTAGAACTGGGGGATTTAGTCTATAAGCCTCCAAGAAACGGAGCTACTCTTTGGGAAATAGGTGTTGCAGACCGTACGGCTGCTGAATTTTATGTCCCGACTCCTAGCCCCATGTTCAGAGTTCATGATTTTGAAGATGAAGGGCCAAATAA GTTTAGAGAATATGGCCTATGGAAACGCTATACGGATCTGTATCCTCTCAGAGATCTTGTGTACACTGTTGGAACGAGTGATTACGCTAGAGACTGGTTTTATGCTCATGTTACCAG GAACTTTGAAAATGGTACATATGGAGCAACCACTTGGAGTATTGTGTTTGACCTTGAAAGTGTGAATAGAGCTTCATATTACACACTCCAATTGGCACTGGCATCAGCTCAAGAAGCAGAACTACAA GTGCGTTTCAATGACGGAGAAGCGCAACCCCCGCATTTTACAACGGGGACTATAGGCAGCGACAACGCGATAGCAAGACATGGGATTCATGGGTTGTATTGGCTGTTCAGTGTTAGAATAGCAGGAACATGGCTAGTTCAAGGAAGGAACATCATATTTCTGACACAGGCAGGAGCCACCAGCCCTTGGAGAGGTGTTATGTATGACTATATTAGGTTAGAAGGTCCTGATCAGTATAGGGATCCTTCTGATGCTGCATTTAAATCTACTTCTCTTCCCtctcttttttctctctctatttctttgtttcttcttttattttcttggtga
- the LOC116020846 gene encoding uncharacterized protein LOC116020846 isoform X1: MMMSKRQSRSVLWWFGIAFQLLVLLYYCSVMAAARSTPSSLTLKITKKHVVMDNGLIKVTLSNPTGAIAGIQYNGIDNVLESSFRETNRGYWDIVWSKPDMPSSLFNMLPATNFTVIAQDESQIEVSFTLTFNPDDDTSVPMNFDKRYVMLPGCSGFYSYAIYDHPQGWPDVNIDETRLAIKLSQNMFHYMAISDDIQRVMPSANDRSSGQTLEYKEAVLLTDPTNPKLKGQVDDKYQYSLESKDMDVHGWVCTKPHIGFWVITGSDEFRSGGPIKQDLTSHVGPTSLSTFFSGHYAGDDFGLRLRNGEAWKKVFGPVFLYLNRDSSDNSPRALWEDAKQQMLAETKRWPYNFPKSKDYVAGNLRGTITGQLIIRDRYMNKEVMPTKSAHIGLAPPGEAGSWQHDVKGYQFWTQTDSDGHFEINAIRPGNYSLYAWIPGILGDYKYNVNLNIKPGDNINVGDLVYNPPRNGPTLWEIGIPDRKAAEFFIPEPAPDLMNYAFNNQTQNFRQYGLWDRYTDLYPNKDLVYKVGKSDYTKDWFFAHVNRRVGKKTYVPTTWRISFPLENVNRTGTYTLRIALASSSYATIQVWINSENNIQPRFTINGLGRDNAIARHGIHGLYSEHSFDIPGSQLVKGENTIYLRQPRGGNPFFGVMYDYIRLEGPNN, from the exons ATGATGATGTCGAAGAGGCAAAGCCGTTCAGTTTTATGGTGGTTTGGAATAGCTTTTCAGCTTCTGGTGCTACTATATTATTGTTCTGTAATGGCCGCAGCAAG GTCAACGCCTTCATCATTGACACTGAAAATTACGAAAAAGCAT GTGGTGATGGACAATGGCCTAATCAAAGTCACCTTAAGCAATCCAACCGGTGCAATTGCGGGAATTCAATACAACGGAATTGATAATGTACTGGAAAGCAGTTTTAGAGAAACAAATAGGGG GTATTGGGACATCGTATGGAGCAAGCCAGATATGCCTAGTAGTCTGTTTAATAT GCTTCCAGCCACAAATTTCACAGTAATTGCGCAAGATGAAAGCCAAATTGAGGTTTCCTTCACATTAACATTCAACCCCGATGATGACACTAGTGTTCCCATGAACTTTGACAAAAG GTATGTAATGCTGCCAGGGTGTTCTGGTTTCTATTCATACGCAATATACGATCACCCACAAGGATGGCCTGACGTTAACATTGACGAAACAAGGCTTGCAATCAAGCTAAGTCAGAATAT GTTCCACTATATGGCTATATCTGATGACATTCAAAGAGTGATGCCTAGTGCTAATGATCGATCATCAGGTCAGACTCTTGAGTACAAAGAAGCTGTGTTGTTAACTGACCCTACAAATCCTAAGCTCAAAGGGCAG GTAGACGACAAATACCAATACTCTTTAGAAAGTAAAGATATGGATGTACATGGATGGGTTTGCACTAAACCACACATAGGGTTTTGGGTAATCACCGGAAGTGATGAGTTCCGTTCTGGTGGACCTATAAAGCAAGACCTCACTTCACATGTTGGTCCGACCTCTTTATCG ACATTTTTTAGTGGTCATTATGCTGGGGATGATTTTGGGTTGAGGTTGAGAAATGGTGAGGCTTGGAAAAAGGTTTTTGGCCCTGTTTTTCTCTATCTCAACAGAGATTCAAGTGACAACAGCCCTCGAGCCCTTTGGGAAGATGCTAAACAACAA atGTTAGCAGAAACTAAAAGGTGGCCGTACAATTTTCCCAAGTCAAAAGATTACGTTGCTGGAAATTTACGTGGTACCATTACTGGTCAATTAATTATCCGTGATAG GTACATGAATAAAGAGGTTATGCCAACAAAATCTGCACACATTGGGCTAGCCCCACCTGGAGAAGCTGGATCATGGCAACATGATGTCAAG GGCTATCAATTTTGGACTCAAACAGACAGCGATGGGCACTTCGAGATCAATGCTATTAGGCCTGGAAACTACAGCTTATACGCATGGATCCCTGGAATTCTTGGAGATTACAAGTATAACGTTAACCTTAACATCAAACCAG GAGATAATATTAATGTTGGTGATCTTGTTTATAATCCACCAAGAAACGGTCCAACATTATGGGAAATCGGCATTCCTGATAGGAAGGCCGCGGAGTTCTTCATCCCTGAGCCCGCCCCTGATCTAATGAACTATGCATTCaacaatcaaacacaaaa CTTTAGACAATATGGACTATGGGATCGTTACACAGATTTATACCCCAATAAAGATTTAGTTTACAAGGTTGGCAAAAGTGATTATACAAAAGATTGGTTTTTTGCTCATGTGAACAG GAGAGTTGGGAAGAAAACATACGTACCAACAACATGGAGAATTTCATTTCCACTAGAAAACGTTAACCGGACAGGAACTTATACATTACGAATTGCGTTGGCTTCTTCCAGCTATGCCACCATTCAA GTTTGGATAAATAGTGAAAATAATATACAACCAAGGTTTACAATAAATGGACTTGGAAGGGACAATGCAATAGCAAGGCATGGAATTCATGGGCTATATTCAGAGCACAGCTTTGATATTCCAGGATCCCAATTAGTGAAAGGAGAAAACACAATATATTTAAGGCAGCCAAGAGGTGGAAATCCCTTCTTTGGGGTTATGTATGACTACATCCGTTTAGAAGGCCCAAATAATTGA
- the LOC116021134 gene encoding uncharacterized protein LOC116021134 has protein sequence MAGCTSCRWQWYLRMVILFAQFFLLPAAQFGVLSREALPGVQLDIQRSYAVMSNGILEVNMTVPEGFVTGVSYLGIQNLLNTDNTFNNRGFWSITWVNPENDIQMDKLEGTSFKVITQTEDQVEVSFTRKWDGSQTQPRLNVDHRVIMLRGLSGFYTYSIFERLKGWPALTLGENRIVYKLNTDTFDFMAISNGRQRMMPRDEDRKTGQKLDYAEAVLLTNPIDPSMKGEVDDKYFYAKDSKDIKVHGWVSTKHDPPLGFWMISPTMEARVGGPFKTDLSSHCGPTLLSKFGGRHFAGKELDSKFQNGEPWKKVFGPEFVYLNKDPSAKNDPSLLWNDAVKRRNQEVENWPYDFPTSKDYIKSQQRGTVRGRLLVHDWFADKQPVPASNAYVGLALPGEPGAWQRETKGYQFWTETDKDGNFFIKKVIVGTYALYATVPGRIGTYKNDKPVNIEPGSEIELGDLVYKPPRNGATLWDIGVADRTAAEFFIPKPDPKYKVYPFKDQPENRFREYGLWKRYADLYPDRDLVFTVGSSDYAKDWFFAHVTRELANGTYGDTTRQIVFKLENVNTTSYYTLRLALAAVHLADVQLRFNKRDAELPHFSTGIIGGDNAVARHGIHGLYWLFSFRVSGSWLVPGNNTIFLTHVGGSTSWRGAMYDYIRFEGPDQLKVSM, from the exons ATGGCGG GCTGTACAAGTTGTAGATGGCAATGGTATTTGCGAATGGTAATTTTGTTTGCTCAGTTTTTCCTGTTGCCGGCAGCCCAGTTTGGGGTATTGTCAAGGGAAGCTTTGCCAGGAGTCCAATTGGATATACAGCGAAGCTAT GCAGTGATGAGTAATGGCATCCTTGAAGTCAATATGACAGTCCCAGAAGGTTTTGTCACAGGGGTATCGTACCTAGGGATTCAAAATTTACTCAATACAGACAACACATTTAACAATAGAGGATTTTGGAGTATTACGTGGGTCAATCCAGAGAATGATATACAGATGGACAA GTTAGAGGGTACAAGCTTCAAAgtcataacacaaactgaagATCAAGTAGAGGTTTCGTTTACAAGAAAGTGGGATGGTTCTCAAACTCAACCTCGGTTAAATGTTGACCACAG AGTTATAATGTTGCGGGGCTTGTCGGGTTTCTACACGTACTCTATATTTGAGCGGTTAAAAGGATGGCCTGCCCTGACTTTAGGAGAGAACAGGATTGTCTACAAACTAAACACAGATAC GTTTGATTTTATGGCTATCTCGAATGGGAGGCAGAGGATGATGCCAAGAGATGAGGATCGTAAAACTGGGCAAAAACTTGATTACGCAGAAGCTGTTCTCTTGACAAATCCAATTGATCCATCTATGAAAGGAGAG GTTGATGACAAGTACTTCTATGCAAAAGATAGTAAAGACATTAAGGTTCATGGGTGGGTTTCTACTAAACATGATCCCCCACTAGGATTTTGGATGATAAGTCCAACCATGGAGGCTCGTGTCGGTGGTCCTTTCAAGACAGATTTATCGTCTCATTGCGGCCCGACTTTACTCTCT AAGTTTGGCGGTAGGCATTTTGCTGGGAAGGAATTAGATTCTAAGTTTCAAAATGGAGAGCCATGGAAAAAGGTTTTTGGTCCTGAATTTGTGTATCTCAACAAAGATCCTTCTGCTAAGAATGATCCTTCTCTACTCTGGAATGATGCAGTGAAAAGG AGGAATCAAGAAGTTGAAAATTGGCCATATGATTTTCCAACTTCCAAGGACTACATCAAATCTCAGCAAAGAGGAACTGTCAGAGGTCGATTACTTGTTCATGATTG GTTTGCCGATAAACAACCAGTTCCAGCATCAAATGCTTACGTGGGATTGGCCCTGCCGGGTGAACCTGGAGCTTGGCAAAGAGAAACTAAG GGATATCAATTCTGGACAGAAACAGATAAAGATGGGAACTTCTTCATCAAAAAAGTAATAGTTGGGACTTATGCTCTATATGCAACAGTTCCAGGGAGGATTGGGACCTACAAAAATGATAAGCCTGTCAACATTGAACCAG GTTCTGAAATTGAACTGGGAGATTTAGTGTATAAACCTCCAAGAAATGGAGCGACACTTTGGGATATAGGCGTTGCAGACCGTACAGCTGCTGAATTTTTCATCCCAAAACCCGATCCCAAGTATAAAGTCTACCCGTTCAAAGATCAACCGGAAAATAG GTTTAGAGAATATGGCCTGTGGAAACGCTATGCAGATTTGTACCCTGATCGAGATCTTGTCTTCACTGTTGGAAGTAGTGATTACGCTAAAGACTGGTTTTTTGCTCATGTcaccag AGAACTTGCAAATGGAACATATGGGGACACCACAAGACAAATTGTATTTAAGCTTGAAAATGTAAATACAACCTCATATTACACACTCCGATTGGCACTGGCAGCAGTCCACTTAGCAGATGTACAA ttacGTTTCAATAAGAGAGATGCAGAACTACCCCATTTCTCGACGGGGATTATAGGCGGAGATAACGCTGTAGCGAGACACGGGATTCATGGGCTGTATTGGCTCTTCAGTTTCAGGGTAAGTGGATCATGGCTTGTGCCAGGAAACAACACAATATTTCTGACACATGTAGGAGGTTCCACTTCTTGGAGAGGTGCCATGTATGACTATATAAGGTTCGAAGGTCCTGACCAGTTAAAGGTTTCTATGTAA
- the LOC116020846 gene encoding uncharacterized protein LOC116020846 isoform X2: protein MVVWNSFSASGATILLFCNGRSKVVMDNGLIKVTLSNPTGAIAGIQYNGIDNVLESSFRETNRGYWDIVWSKPDMPSSLFNMLPATNFTVIAQDESQIEVSFTLTFNPDDDTSVPMNFDKRYVMLPGCSGFYSYAIYDHPQGWPDVNIDETRLAIKLSQNMFHYMAISDDIQRVMPSANDRSSGQTLEYKEAVLLTDPTNPKLKGQVDDKYQYSLESKDMDVHGWVCTKPHIGFWVITGSDEFRSGGPIKQDLTSHVGPTSLSTFFSGHYAGDDFGLRLRNGEAWKKVFGPVFLYLNRDSSDNSPRALWEDAKQQMLAETKRWPYNFPKSKDYVAGNLRGTITGQLIIRDRYMNKEVMPTKSAHIGLAPPGEAGSWQHDVKGYQFWTQTDSDGHFEINAIRPGNYSLYAWIPGILGDYKYNVNLNIKPGDNINVGDLVYNPPRNGPTLWEIGIPDRKAAEFFIPEPAPDLMNYAFNNQTQNFRQYGLWDRYTDLYPNKDLVYKVGKSDYTKDWFFAHVNRRVGKKTYVPTTWRISFPLENVNRTGTYTLRIALASSSYATIQVWINSENNIQPRFTINGLGRDNAIARHGIHGLYSEHSFDIPGSQLVKGENTIYLRQPRGGNPFFGVMYDYIRLEGPNN from the exons ATGGTGGTTTGGAATAGCTTTTCAGCTTCTGGTGCTACTATATTATTGTTCTGTAATGGCCGCAGCAAG GTGGTGATGGACAATGGCCTAATCAAAGTCACCTTAAGCAATCCAACCGGTGCAATTGCGGGAATTCAATACAACGGAATTGATAATGTACTGGAAAGCAGTTTTAGAGAAACAAATAGGGG GTATTGGGACATCGTATGGAGCAAGCCAGATATGCCTAGTAGTCTGTTTAATAT GCTTCCAGCCACAAATTTCACAGTAATTGCGCAAGATGAAAGCCAAATTGAGGTTTCCTTCACATTAACATTCAACCCCGATGATGACACTAGTGTTCCCATGAACTTTGACAAAAG GTATGTAATGCTGCCAGGGTGTTCTGGTTTCTATTCATACGCAATATACGATCACCCACAAGGATGGCCTGACGTTAACATTGACGAAACAAGGCTTGCAATCAAGCTAAGTCAGAATAT GTTCCACTATATGGCTATATCTGATGACATTCAAAGAGTGATGCCTAGTGCTAATGATCGATCATCAGGTCAGACTCTTGAGTACAAAGAAGCTGTGTTGTTAACTGACCCTACAAATCCTAAGCTCAAAGGGCAG GTAGACGACAAATACCAATACTCTTTAGAAAGTAAAGATATGGATGTACATGGATGGGTTTGCACTAAACCACACATAGGGTTTTGGGTAATCACCGGAAGTGATGAGTTCCGTTCTGGTGGACCTATAAAGCAAGACCTCACTTCACATGTTGGTCCGACCTCTTTATCG ACATTTTTTAGTGGTCATTATGCTGGGGATGATTTTGGGTTGAGGTTGAGAAATGGTGAGGCTTGGAAAAAGGTTTTTGGCCCTGTTTTTCTCTATCTCAACAGAGATTCAAGTGACAACAGCCCTCGAGCCCTTTGGGAAGATGCTAAACAACAA atGTTAGCAGAAACTAAAAGGTGGCCGTACAATTTTCCCAAGTCAAAAGATTACGTTGCTGGAAATTTACGTGGTACCATTACTGGTCAATTAATTATCCGTGATAG GTACATGAATAAAGAGGTTATGCCAACAAAATCTGCACACATTGGGCTAGCCCCACCTGGAGAAGCTGGATCATGGCAACATGATGTCAAG GGCTATCAATTTTGGACTCAAACAGACAGCGATGGGCACTTCGAGATCAATGCTATTAGGCCTGGAAACTACAGCTTATACGCATGGATCCCTGGAATTCTTGGAGATTACAAGTATAACGTTAACCTTAACATCAAACCAG GAGATAATATTAATGTTGGTGATCTTGTTTATAATCCACCAAGAAACGGTCCAACATTATGGGAAATCGGCATTCCTGATAGGAAGGCCGCGGAGTTCTTCATCCCTGAGCCCGCCCCTGATCTAATGAACTATGCATTCaacaatcaaacacaaaa CTTTAGACAATATGGACTATGGGATCGTTACACAGATTTATACCCCAATAAAGATTTAGTTTACAAGGTTGGCAAAAGTGATTATACAAAAGATTGGTTTTTTGCTCATGTGAACAG GAGAGTTGGGAAGAAAACATACGTACCAACAACATGGAGAATTTCATTTCCACTAGAAAACGTTAACCGGACAGGAACTTATACATTACGAATTGCGTTGGCTTCTTCCAGCTATGCCACCATTCAA GTTTGGATAAATAGTGAAAATAATATACAACCAAGGTTTACAATAAATGGACTTGGAAGGGACAATGCAATAGCAAGGCATGGAATTCATGGGCTATATTCAGAGCACAGCTTTGATATTCCAGGATCCCAATTAGTGAAAGGAGAAAACACAATATATTTAAGGCAGCCAAGAGGTGGAAATCCCTTCTTTGGGGTTATGTATGACTACATCCGTTTAGAAGGCCCAAATAATTGA
- the LOC116021286 gene encoding uncharacterized protein LOC116021286 isoform X1 — translation MPENMGCGLLRRFLDWWHLEIIIGLLFLSPAAECQRRTLKGAGVQLDIQEHQAVMNNGILSVSLSVPDGLVTGISYQGINNLLETKNPENDRGYWDAIWHGPGIDGELDKLQGTSFEIITNDESEVEISFTRTWDASQNNVAPVNIDKRFIMLRDTPGFYTYAIFQRLEGFPGVRMEESRVVFKPRQDLFHYMAVSDDRQRFMPMPEDRLSGQVLDYPEAVLLTRPSNRALKGEVDDKYFYSSENKDNKVHGWVCTDPPVGIWMITPSSEFRTGGPFKQELTSHVGPTMLSTFVSRHYAGEDLDVIFQDGEPWTKVLGPVFVYLNTDTAAENDPSVLWNDAKNKMNQEVASWPYDFVHSIDYMKSDQRGIVRGRLFVHDWFVDERSVPASYAYVGLAMPGAPGSWQRENKGYQFWTQADNDGNFFIRVRAGTYNLYATVPGRIGDYKYVTDISVIPGSDVELGDLVYKPPRNGATLWEIGVADRTAAEFYVPTPSPMFRVHDFEDEGPNKFREYGLWKRYTDLYPLRDLVYTVGTSDYARDWFYAHVTRNFENGTYGATTWSIVFDLESVNRASYYTLQLALASAQEAELQVRFNDGEAQPPHFTTGTIGSDNAIARHGIHGLYWLFSVRIAGTWLVQGRNIIFLTQAGATSPWRGVMYDYIRLEGPDQYRDPSDAAFKSTSLPSLFSLSISLFLLLFSW, via the exons ATGCCGG AAAATATGGGGTGTGGATTGCTACGGAGGTTTCTTGATTGGTGGCATCTGGAGATTATAATTGGACTGCTGTTCTTGTCCCCGGCCGCGGAGTGCCAGAG GAGAACGCTAAAGGGAGCTGGGGTCCAACTAGACATACAAGAACACCAA GCAGTGATGAATAATGGCATTCTCAGTGTTTCACTCTCAGTTCCAGATGGTCTTGTGACAGGGATATCGTACCAAGGAATCAACAATTTACTGGAAACAAAAAACCCTGAAAACGATAGAGG ATATTGGGATGCTATTTGGCACGGCCCAGGAATCGATGGAGAATTGGACAA ATTGCAAGGGACAAGTTTCGAGATCATAACAAATGATGAAAGTGAAGTAGAGATTTCATTTACAAGAACATGGGATGCCTCTCAGAATAATGTAGCTCCAGTAAATATTGACAAAAG ATTTATAATGCTGCGTGATACCCCGGGGTTCTACACGTATGCTATATTTCAACGTTTAGAAGGATTTCCAGGGGTGCGTATGGAAGAAAGCAGGGTTGTATTCAAACCTAGACAAGACTT GTTTCATTACATGGCTGTCTCGGATGATAGGCAGAGGTTCATGCCAATGCCTGAGGACCGTCTTAGTGGCCAGGTACTTGATTACCCCGAAGCAGTTCTCTTGACACGCCCGAGCAATCGAGCTCTCAAAGGAGAG GTGGATGATAAGTACTTCTACTCTAGTGAGAACAAAGACAATAAGGTTCATGGATGGGTATGCACTGATCCCCCTGTAGGAATTTGGATGATCACTCCAAGCAGCGAGTTTCGCACCGGTGGACCTTTCAAGCAAGAGCTAACATCCCATGTTGGTCCTACCATGCTTTCT ACATTTGTTAGTAGGCATTATGCCGGGGAGGATCTAGATGTCATATTTCAAGATGGAGAACCGTGGACAAAGGTTTTAGGTCCCGTGTTTGTGTATCTCAACACAGATACTGCTGCTGAGAACGATCCTTCTGTGCTCTGGAATGACGCAAAGAACAAG ATGAATCAAGAAGTTGCAAGCTGGCCGTATGATTTTGTGCATTCAATAGACTACATGAAATCAGATCAAAGAGGAATTGTTAGGGGTAGATTATTTGTTCATGACTG GTTCGTTGATGAACGATCTGTTCCAGCATCATATGCCTATGTGGGGTTGGCGATGCCAGGTGCTCCTGGATCATGGCAAAGAGAAAACAAG GGGTACCAATTCTGGACCCAAGCAGATAATGATGGGAACTTCTTTATCAGAGTAAGAGCAGGCACTTATAATCTGTATGCGACAGTCCCGGGAAGGATTGGAGACTACAAATATGTAACAGACATCAGTGTTATACCAG GTTCCGATGTAGAACTGGGGGATTTAGTCTATAAGCCTCCAAGAAACGGAGCTACTCTTTGGGAAATAGGTGTTGCAGACCGTACGGCTGCTGAATTTTATGTCCCGACTCCTAGCCCCATGTTCAGAGTTCATGATTTTGAAGATGAAGGGCCAAATAA GTTTAGAGAATATGGCCTATGGAAACGCTATACGGATCTGTATCCTCTCAGAGATCTTGTGTACACTGTTGGAACGAGTGATTACGCTAGAGACTGGTTTTATGCTCATGTTACCAG GAACTTTGAAAATGGTACATATGGAGCAACCACTTGGAGTATTGTGTTTGACCTTGAAAGTGTGAATAGAGCTTCATATTACACACTCCAATTGGCACTGGCATCAGCTCAAGAAGCAGAACTACAA GTGCGTTTCAATGACGGAGAAGCGCAACCCCCGCATTTTACAACGGGGACTATAGGCAGCGACAACGCGATAGCAAGACATGGGATTCATGGGTTGTATTGGCTGTTCAGTGTTAGAATAGCAGGAACATGGCTAGTTCAAGGAAGGAACATCATATTTCTGACACAGGCAGGAGCCACCAGCCCTTGGAGAGGTGTTATGTATGACTATATTAGGTTAGAAGGTCCTGATCAGTATAGGGATCCTTCTGATGCTGCATTTAAATCTACTTCTCTTCCCtctcttttttctctctctatttctttgtttcttcttttattttcttggtga